The following coding sequences lie in one Drosophila sulfurigaster albostrigata strain 15112-1811.04 chromosome 2R, ASM2355843v2, whole genome shotgun sequence genomic window:
- the LOC133838111 gene encoding hepatoma-derived growth factor: MSKMGNRVKRGEQSHLKVGDFVFAKVRGFRPWPARIMYKDKRSVYHVFFYGTCNTAKVGICDLYEYEKHKARLGDVKRRANSAFKSAMLHVENSQDQRKLDHGYLKAKSEYLAARKRQRQQEESDSENTSSALGPDRGALRAHHRRHRQRMISYYIPSIFSIKPKVIAVNVNY, encoded by the coding sequence ATGTCAAAAATGGGTAACCGCGTTAAAAGAGGAGAGCAGAGCCATCTGAAAGTGGGCGACTTTGTGTTTGCCAAGGTGCGTGGCTTTCGTCCGTGGCCGGCACGTATTATGTACAAGGATAAGCGGAGCGTGTATCACGTGTTCTTCTACGGCACCTGCAACACTGCTAAAGTGGGCATCTGTGATCTCTACGAGTACGAGAAGCACAAGGCACGCTTGGGCGATGTGAAGCGCAGAGCAAACAGCGCCTTCAAGAGCGCCATGCTGCATGTTGAGAACTCGCAGGATCAACGCAAGCTCGATCATGGCTACTTAAAGGCAAAATCCGAATACTTGGCGGCTAGAAAGAGGCAGCGCCAGCAGGAAGAATCAGACTCCGAGAACACTTCATCAGCATTGGGACCAGATCGAGGTGCCCTTCGTGCACATCACCGGCGACACCGACAGCGAATGATCAGTTACTATATACCGAGCATTTTTAGCATTAAGCCAAAAGTCATCGcagtaaatgtaaattattga